The stretch of DNA TCGGAAGTCGGGCCGGAGGGGTATTGGCGGGTGCATCTCCGGCCGACTAAAGCCAAAGGAGTCCCGGAAGCCTTCCGGACCGGAGGGCCGGTTCGGCTCTTCAAGGAATCGGATGAGATTACTTCGGTTTTACTAAAATGCTCGGATGATTCCTATATACTTTCCTTGGAAGAAGTTCCGGATTGGTTGGAAGAGGGAAAGCTGGGATTGGAAATCCTTCCGGATGAAACCAGCTATAAAGAATGGGATCGCGCTCTCCTGAAAATCATTCACGCAGAACGCGGAACGAGGGCAAAATTTTTCTCGGATTTGTTCCTGGGTGAAATCGAATTAAAATTTCCTAATTTTGCAATGGAATCCGGTATCTCGCCGGAATTGAACGATTCTCAAAGAAGAGCGATTTCCGCTATTTTACAGACGGAAGATCTGATTCTGCTTCACGGTCCGCCGGGTACCGGGAAGACCAAGACGATCACGGAAGCGATACGCATCTTGGTGGACCGCGGTAAGAAAATCCTCGCGTCGGCTCCCACGAATGCGGCTACGGATCTTCTCGCAGAATCCCTCGGACGAATGGGAGTCTCCGCCCTTAGAATCGGGCACCCTGCGAGAATGAGCGAATCCGTTTTAAGCGTTTCGTTGGATGCTAACTTAAATCGACACCCCGATTTCAAACTGATAGAACGGGATAAAAAGGAAATCGGCGAGTTACTAAAGAAAGCGGGGAAGTACAAGCGAACCTTCGGCAGGGAAGAAGCCGAGGATAGAAAGCGACTCTATCAGGAAGCGAAGGAACTTAGAAAAGGAATCAGGGAGAGGCAAAAAATCCTAGTCAGATATCTACTGGAATCCCATCCGGTGATCGTTTGCACGCATACGGGAGCATCTTCCTCCTTATTAGATAAATTGAATTTTGATTATGCCGTATTGGACGAGGGCAGTCAGGCGACCGAACCCGCTTCCTGGATCCCGATTCTTCGAGCCGAAAGAATCGTAATTGCGGGAGATCCTAGACAATTACCGCCGACTGTTCTGTCGGAAGATCCTCTATTGAAAATTCCGCTCATGGAACGTTTACTGGATAGTATGGATTCTATCGGTCGAGTATATTTGTTGGATACTCAATACAGGATGACGGATCCGATTCAATCGTTTCCGAATCGAAGATTTTATGCGGGTCGGTTGGTTTCCGGAATTCCCGAGGAGATACGATCGGCAAATCCGTTTCCATCCGAGACTCCGCTTTTCGGCTCCAGCTTCGTATTTATTGATACCTCGGGTACCGATTCGGGAGAAGAGCTATTTGATGCGAGTCTTGGCAATCGTTGGGAGGCCGAGTTTACCATCACCATTCTCAAACGCATCTTAGAGTCCGGATGGTTACCGGAAGATCTGGTGCTAATTTCTCCCTATCGCTATCAAAGATTTTTACTGGAAGAGATTCTAAGAAAGGAATTACCGATCGTTGGAGAAACGATCGAAATAGAGACGGTCGATTCTTTTCAAGGAAGAGAGAAAAAAGGGGTTATCTTTAGCTTGGTTCGATCCAACTCGGAAGGGAATATCGGCTTCCTCTCGGAAGAGCGTCGCTGGAACGTCGGCATGACAAGAGCGAAACGATTGTTGGTTTTGATCGGAGACGGTTCGACGCTCGGAGAGCAGGAGTTTTTTCAAGATTTGATTCAGGAAGCCGAATCCTGCGGCGAAGTCAGAACTGCGTGGGAGTTTTTAGAATAATCCTCTACCAGCGCAATTTATTGCGTAACGGCAGCGCAGAAATTGCGATCCAGAAAATGGAAGCAACTCCGTGAGAAAAAAAGATATGGAACCCGCTTTGATCCGGGCAAATGAATTTCAGCGTTAGATTAGAGCCGGCCAATAAAAAACTCAAGATACCCAAGGAGGCAATGAGAGGATTTCCGGGAATCATCTTCCGAATCCAGAAGGATGCAAATCCACCTAGGGTTAAGGAAAAAATGGCCAAAGTAAGGGAGCATAACCCGATATGAGTGGAATGCGCCGTGTGAATCTCCGCTAAAAACTTTCCAAAAGAAAATCCTAACCAGAGTAATAGGCCAGAAAAAGACAACCAAATCAGGCCGGCAGAGGATTCTTCCGGAAAGGCTAGTCTAGAAAGTAAATAGGCGGAAGCCAATCCCCAAACTATAAAAAGCGCAGGTTCCGGCCACCATCCAGGGAAGGCATTGCGAGACAGAAAAAAGGCAGTTCCTTGACCTAGCGGGATTGCCAACGCAAGAAGGGAGACCAAGACTAAAACTAGGGTCCCCTGCCTAAGAGGACGAGTCGGTTTCAAATCTGTTCCTAACGAAAGAATCAGTTTCTCGGATCGATCGGAATCGCTCGGCAAAGACATGTTCCACCTCCTCCTTTTTGTTTTTCCGCTTTAGAACAAGAAAGATTGGACAATCCTTAAAATCCAGTCGAAATGTTCTTTCGGTCGTTCCATTTAGGATTCGTTTCTGCCCGGAATAAAGTTACATGTCTGAAAAAGCGAAAATATGGGAAACTCTTGCGACTCGAATGAAGAAATCGCAAGAAGGCGATTCCCGGGAATACGAGCTTCTTCTTAGGCAGGTTCGAGATATACTTAGGGCTTTTTTGGTTTCTAGAATCTCCCATATCGAGGATCGCGAAGATTTGCTTCAGGAAATCCTGATCGGGATTCATAAAGCCAAGAATTCGTATCGCCCGGATCGACCGTTTGCTCCTTGGCTTTTTTCTATCGCTAGATATAAGACAATCGATCATCTTCGAAAGTCAAAGAAGAGAGATCGGACGGTTCTGGCGGAAATGGAAGATTTCGCGCAAATACAGAATCCCGAAAAAGAAGACGCTTGGATGCTGGCGGAGGGAATCGAGGCCTGGCTTTCCGTCTTGGACGAGCGGCAAAAGGAAATTCTAAAAATGGCAAAAATTCACGGATATAGCGTTCGGGAGATTTCCGAAAAAACCGGTCTTTCCGAATCGAATGTGAAGGTGATTGTACATAGGTCTGTTCAAAAAATTCGCAAAGTTTTTTCGGGGGAAGAGGGATCCCAAACCGGTCCAGGGACGTCCAAGTAAATAGGGCATGTCCTATTCTCCCCAAGCAAGATCCATCGGTTCGATTCGCGGCCTTTCCGTTCCGGATTGGGAAGGAATCAGTGATCCGAATAATCCATTTTCCGATTATGAATTTTATGCCGCCTTGGAATCGACTTCTTGCATCGGCGATCGCACCTCCTGGCAACCGAAATACGTGATCGCGGAAGATTCCGCAGGTTTGCATTCAGCACTTCCTTTTTTTCTAAAATACGATTCTTATGGAGAATATATATTCGATCACGCCTGGGCAAATCTCTTCTCCCAAAACGATCTGGAGTATTATCCTAAAGGATTGGTTGCGTATCCGTTTACTCCGGTCACCGGTCGCAGAATTCTTCGTAGGGAGGGAGTTCCCTTGGCCCAGGCCCTCGATGTACTGCTACCGGAGTTATTGCGTACTTCGAAAGAAGAGAATCTCTCGAGCATTCATTTTCTTTTTTTGGAAGAAGACGAGGCGATTGAACTGTCTAAGAGAGGTTTTGCGACTCGCATAAGCCATCAATACCATTGGCAAAACAGGGGTTATTCCGATTTCGACTCTTTCTTAAACGAATTCCGATCTAAGAAAAGGATGCAAATTCGGAAAGAAAGGGAAAACGTCCGTGAATCCGGAATTCGAATCAGTATTGTCGAAGGGGATTCGATTTCTAAAGCCCATATGGATGCAATGTTTCGGTTCTATACGGATACGTATTCCAGGAAATGGGGATCGCCTTATTTGAATCTGGCTTTTTTCCGCGAAGCCTGGCAGACATTTAGAGATAAGATAGTTTTAATCCTGGCCGAAAAAGAAGGCGAAACAATCGGAGGCACATTGAATCTCCGAAAAGGAAATAAATTCTACGGACGTTACTGGGGCTCGAAGGGGCATTATCCTTTTTTACATTTTGAATGTTGTTATTATGCGCCTATCGAATATTCCATTCGTAAGGGAATCCGCACTTTCGAGGCCGGGGCTCAAGGAGAGCAGAAATTTCTGAGAGGCTTTCCAGCCGTTCCAACATACAGTTCGCATTTTATTTTCCATTCGGGAGCTCGAAATGCAATTGAACGATTCTTGGAAAACGAAAGAATGCATATGCAGGAAATGATCCAGGTGACGAATGAGCATTCGCCGTTAAAAGAAGTTCCCGGAATGTCCGACAAGGAAGCGAAATGAGCGAGGTCTATCGTTTCGATACGGAAGAGCAAGTCCTAACCAAGGAGAAGCTCAAATTGAAGAAGCCGCCTAAATATAGGGTGGTCATTCTAAACGACGATTACACTCCGATGGAGTTTGTGGTTTGGATTTTACGCGTGGTATTTTATCGTACCGCAGCAGAAAGTGAAAGAATTATGCTGCAAGCCCATACGACCGGGAAGGCGCTCTGCGGAGTCTATTCTCATGACGTTGCCAAGACCAAGGTAGCTGAAACACATAAACTTGCTGAACAACACGGCCACCCGCTTCAATGCCAGATGGAAATTGAAGAGGGAGAGGAGGAACCATGACCCTGTCCGAAGATTTAGAAAGAAGTCTAAACCAAGCCCGAATCGAAGCGGTAAAACGGAGAAACGAATACATTACTCTAGAGCATATGCTCCTAGCGCTTACCTATGATCCGATCGGTCAGGAAGTCCTTCTCGCCTGTGGAGCCGATTTGGAAACTTTACGGAACGAATTACGCGAATATCTGGACACCGAAATGGAATCGGTCCCGGAAACGTTCGGAGATATAGAACCGGAATACACCGTCGGCGCACAGAGGGTTCTTCAGTTGGCCGCTTTCCATGTCCAATCCACGCAAAAGAAAAAATTAGACGGGGGTTATGTTCTTGCTTCCCTATTTCGAGAGGACCAATCCCACGCGGTCTTCTTTCTCTCTCGGCAGGATATTTCCAGATTCGATGTGGTTCGTTATATTTCTCACGGGATTCGCAAGGATGGAAAAAAAGTTACTCCGGAAGGTTTGGAAGAAGCTACAAAGCCCGAATCAGGAAATCCTCTAAAAGATTTTTGCGCGGATTTAACCGAAAAGGCTAGGCTAGGAAAATTAGATCCTTTAGTCGGGCGGTCGGAAGAAATCGATAGAACGATTCATATTCTCGCAAGGCGCAGAAAAAATAATCCGATCTTCGTGGGAGATGCCGGTGTCGGTAAGACTGCAATTGTCGAAGGATTGGCGTTAAGTATCGTTGCCGGAAAAGTTCCGGAATCGCTAAAGCAAACGCGGATTTTTTCGTTGGATATGGGATTGCTGCTCGCAGGAACCAAATTCCGAGGAGAGTTTGAAGAGAGACTAAAGAATGTCTTACAGTCCGTGACGGCGGATCCGAATAACGTTCTCTTTGTGGACGAAATTCATACCATCATCGGTGCCGGTGCCGTTTCCGGCGGTTCCTTGGATGCTTCGAACCTGCTCAAGCCTGCTTTGGCAAACGGAGAATTGCGGTGTATCGGGACGACTACTTACAAAGAATACAAAGCCATCTTCGAGAAGGATCACGCGCTTTCTCGCCGGTTTCAAAAGGTGGAAGTCAATGAACCGAGCGTGGACGAAACCATTCGGATTTTAAAAGGACTTCTTCCTAAATACGAGGAATTTCATGCGGTAAAATATTCCTCTCAAGCGGTGGAAGAGGCCGCTCGATTGGCGGATCGATATATCTTGGATCGCAAACTTCCGGATAAAGCGATCGATCTGATCGACGAAGCCGGTGCCAAGGTAAAGATTCGATCTTCCGCGAAAAGCAAAACGGTGACCGTCAAAGACGTGGAAGATCTGGTTTCAAAAATCGCGAAAGTTCCTACCCGTACCGTGAAAGCCGATGACAGGGACAAACTCAAGGAACTGGACGTCGAACTTAAGAAACGGATCTACGGGCAAGACAGAGCCGTTCAAGAAATCGTTCAAGCGATTCGCTTATCACGAAGCGGTTTGTCGGAACCGGGCAAACCGGTTGGATCCTTTCTTTTCGCAGGGCCTACGGGTGTGGGTAAAACGGAACTTTCCAAACAACTGGCATCGATTTTAGGTGTGGAATTTATTCGGTTCGATATGAGCGAATATATGGAAAAACATACGGTCTCTCGTTTGATCGGATCTCCACCGGGCTACGTCGGCTTTGAGCAAGGGGGGCAATTGACGGATGCAATCGTTCGAACTCCTCATTGCGTACTGCTCTTGGATGAAATCGAAAAGGCTCATGAAGATATTTATAATATTCTTCTACAAATTATGGATCATGCCACTTTAACCGATAACAACGGTAGAAAGGCGGATTTTAAACAAGTGATTCTGATTATGACGACGAACACCGGCGCCAGGGAGCGCGCGGCGAATCCTTTAGGGTTCGAGAATACGGCGCTACTTGATCGGGGTTTGAAAGCGATCGAGAGGCAATTTTCTCCCGAATTTAGGAATCGTCTAACGGCCATCATAGAATTTTCTTCGCTGGAAGAAGATGTCGTTTCCCGAGTAGTCCGCAAACAATTAGAGCTTTTAGACGAGCGGTTAAAGGAAAAACGGATCTCTCTGGAATACGAAGACGAGGTACTGTTGTTTATCGCAAGGAAAGCGTATGACCCGCTATTCGGCGCTAGACCTGTTCAAAGATGGATCGATTCGAATATCTCTAAAAAGCTTTCCGAGGAAATTTTGTTCGGTGAGCTTCGAAGCGGCGGACGCGTCTTACTTCGCGAAGTAGATAACGAGTTGACTTTGACATTTTCCCCTCACGAGCCGATGACGAAGTGATTATGATTCAAAGTAACGGTGGCTTAGTTCCCAAAAAATCGATTCTTCTCGCCTTCGTTCTTCTAAGCGTATTCGCTTCCTGTAAGGATAACTATCTTACGATCGAGGGACGTACGATTTCGACGGTTGGGTTGGTCCCGCCGAAGTCCGGCGTTTCTGCTAAGCAACTCTTTACGGAATCGAAGAATGTCATGATTTCTACGGATTCAAGAGAGGCGTCTCGAGCAGGTTTAGAAATTTATAAAAAAGGCGGGAATGCGGTGGATGTAGCTATCGCCGCCTCTTTTGCGGTTTCCGTAACTCGTCCACAATCGACCGGGATAGGAGGCGGAGGATTTTTACTCTTACATAACTCGCGTGATAGAAAAACATACGCCTTTGATTTTAGAGAACGAGCGCCTCGTTCCGCGTCTCGAGACATGTACAAGGAAAAACCGAAAGAAGATTCGTTATTAGGATATCGCTCCGTAGGTGTTCCGGGTACGGTTGCAGGATTGGTAAAAGTTCAGAAGCAATTCGGGAAATTGTCCTTACAGGAAGTTATGGCGCCTGCGATTCGCCTGGCCGAAGTAGGATTTCCGATTTATGAGGATTTACGCGAGGCGATTCAGGAATCTTCCGAGGATATGAGCCCTGGAATGAAAGAAATATTTATTCCGAAAGGTAAAATGCCGAATACCGGAGACATATTGATTCAGAAGGACCTTGCAAAAACGTTGAGGATTATCTCAGAAACCGGCGAACGAGAATTTTACAACGGACGAATCGCACAAAGCCTTGGAAGGTTGATGAGGGAGCAAGGAGGGTCGGTCTTTGAAACCGATTTGGCTAGGTATCAAGTAAGAGAATCTCCTCCCTTGGAAATCGAATATAGGGGGTATAAAATACGCACTATGGTTCCGCCGTCCTCCGGAGTTCATATGCTGACCATGTTGCGGATGCTGGAAACGAAGAAATTGAAGGAATTATATAAGTCTTCCAAGGCGGACTATTATCATTTTTTAGCGGAAGTCATGCGAAGAGGATACTCGGATAGAGCCGTCATTGGCGGTGATCCGAATTATACGAATGTTCCGATATCTCTTTTACTTTCGCCCGAATATGCATTGGCGAAAATTTCCGATTTTCAACCGGGATTGTCGACGCCGAGCTCCGTCTATTTAAATCGTTTAAATTTAAGAACCGAGTCTCCCCAAACGACTCATATATCCGTCGTCGATTCGGAGGGAAATGCCGTTTCCACGACTCAATCGGTAAATTATCGATTTGGAGCTGCGGTCATTTTAGACGGTTATGGATTCGTATTAAACGACACCATGGATGACTTCAGTAGATCACCGGGCGAACCGAACGTTTACGGATTGATCGGAGCCGAAGCGAATTCGATTCGTCCCGGTAAAACGCCTTTAAGTTCCATGTCACCGACCATCGTGATGAAGGACGATGAAACCTTTCTAGTAACAGGGGCTCCAGGCGGTTCTTATATCGTGAATGCGGTTTTGCAATCTCTTTTGTTCAATCTGGACTTTCAGCTTACTTTGTATGAATCCGTGGCCAAGGCAAGAATTCATCATCAATTCTTTCCGGATGCTTTATACATAGAGGGTGCCGCAATGGATACCGCCGTTTCCAATCAGCTTAAGTCTAAAAAGCATGAGATTCGAGTCGGCCCTAATTTTGCGAAATTATTTTCGGTCAAGCGAGAGAAGGGCGTACTGTACGGCGCAGCCGATCCGAGGGGGGACGGAGTTCCCCTGGGCGAGTGAGTTGCACGAATATTTTTTACAAAATGACAAGTTTAAATGTTTAGATAATTAGGAAGATTGCATGAAACGAAATGCGCCGAGTTTAGTATGCCCCAATTTGCGACATGCCGTCAAAGCGAAGCATGGATTGGAAAAGGAAAGTATGCGAATCTTTTCGGATGGACGGATTGCCACGACTCCGCATCCGAAGGAATTAGGCTCAAGCCTGACAAATCATTATATTAAAACGGATTTTTCGGAACCTCAGTTGGAGTTTGCTACGAACGCAAGACCCAGAATCGAGGCGATCGTGAGAGAACTCCAGGATCTTCATATTTTTACTTCCCGCCATCTTCAAAACGAATGGATTTGGCCGTTCAGCATGCCCCCGATTCTTCCCAAAGAAGAAAAGGATATCCCTTTAGGACAGTACGGCGCCTCATTCTCGGGCGAATGGAAAACGATTTATCGGAACGGACTCGGCCATCGATACGGGAGAAGGATGCAGACAATTTCGGGGGTTCATTATAATTTTTCCTTTTCGAACCTCTTTTTGAGGCAAATTTTCGAAAAGGAAATCTCTAAATTTAGTAAAGAAGAAATTTCCGAAATGTATCTTTCCGTCATCCGTAATTTTTTTCGGAAAGTTCATTTCGTACTTTATTTAACCGGAGCGACTCCTGCGTTCGATGAAACGTTTCTTCCCGTTCCGGTCGACTTTCCTTTTTCGAAGCATAAATTGCGTACTTATTTCGCACCTTACGCCACTTCATTGCGAATGAGCGAAATCGGATATACGAGTAAGGTCCAGGATGGATTGCCGATTAATTACAATTCTCTACAGGAATATATCGATGGAATGTGCTACTCGGTTAACACTCCTTATTCTGGGTATGAAAGTTTCGGAGGTCCTCCGAATCAATTAAATCCGAATTATCTTCAAATCGAAAACGAATTCTATTCCCCGATACGACCCAAGCAAATTCCGAAAAATCAGGAACGTCCGTTGGAAGCGCTACAAAATCGAGGAATTCAGTATATCGAGATACGATGTTTGGACCTGGAACCCGAATCACCGACAGGAGTCAGTAAACCGAGCTTGGCTTATATTCAAATGATTCTCCTAGACGGGATTTTACGTCCGAGTCAGGCCATACTAGATTCCGAAAAAGAAAGAATTCGTGAAAATACGAAACGAGTCATCTGGGAAGGTCGAAAGCCGGGTTTAAAGATTTTAGGAGAATCGAATTCCGAAATCGATTTCGTGCAGGAGGGCAAGGACTTTACCAATTCTCTTTTTCCGATCGCCGAGGAGTTAGATCGCCACTCCGGAAGAACGTTTTATCGAGAAACCCTGTATGCCATGCTCGCTAAGTGGGATGATCCTGGAAAAACTCCATCCGGTCGGTTCTTAAACAGATTATTGGAAGAGAATTGGGAATTCTCGGATTTGGGAATTCATTTAGCCAAGGAAAACTACCGAAATCAATCTCAAATGGAGCTAACGCCGGGTAAATGGAATTCCTTCGAAAAAGAAGTTCATCGATCCGTTTGGGAGAGGGATAAAATTGAGGAAACTGAAAAAGTCCGGAAGCATCCCACGCCGAAAATATGCAACCATTGAAGATCCAACTAGAACCGGGCCGGAAATTAGATCCCGAAGAATTTATTCTAAAAGACTTTGCAGATCTGGAAATTTCCACGCAGATCATTATAAGAGATGCACTGAATCGCGGTTTGACTGTTGAAGTCCTAGATCGGGCCAGTCATTTTCTTCGAATTTCCGGGAAGGGCGTGACGCGTCTAGTTAAGGAAGCCTCGAAAACCGATTTGGATTCGTATATGACCTTTCTGGTCATGGAAAATAAGACGGTAACAAAGCTGGTGCTGGCCGAAAAGGGAATTCGTGTACCGATCGGAACAAGCGTTCTAAAGAAAGAAGATGGTATCGATTATTATAAATTGAATTCCGGAAAACGAATGGTAGTGAAACCGGTGACTACGAATTTCGGAATCGGAATCACGATTTTACCTCCGCAATCGCCCGAATCAATCGTAGAAAAAGCCCTGGAAACTGCCCTGTCTTTCGCCGAAACTGCGATCATCGAGGAATTCGCCGAAGGTCAGGAATATCGATTTTTAGTCGTCGGGGCAGAGTGTGTCGCCGTATGCAATCGAGTTCCTGCGAATGTCGTCGGTGACGGAATTCGGAGTGTCCAAGAGTTATTGATCGAAAAAAATCAAGACCCCCGACGAGGGATCGGTCATGTTACCCCTCTGGAAAAGATTCGCCTGGAAGAAATTGAACTAAACGTATTGGCGGAACAGGGGAAAGCCCCAACTACGATTCCGCAGCCGGGGGAAACGGTTTATTTACGACGGAATTCCAATATCAGTACCGGAGGAGATTCCATCGACGTTACGGATTCTACTCATCCGGCCTATAAGAAAATCGCAGTGGATGCGGCCGCAGCTGTGAAAGCTAAAATTTGCGGGGTCGATATTATCGTTCAGAATTTGGAACGGGAAGGCGACTACAGAGTTCTAGAATTGAACTTTAACCCGGTATTATATATTCATAATTTTCCGTACCGGGGCAAGAACCGAGACGTAGGAAATAAGATCCTAAATCTGTTGGGCTTTTGAGATTTTCGGCTTACTACGGACGTAATCGACGATATCTCTGGATTCGTACATTTTGATATCCCCATCGACTAAAAAAGGAACCTGACTTAAACCTCCCAATTGCACGACTTCCTCTCGTCCGGCGGTTCCTCGACTGGCCTCTACCAGTTCAAAATCCTTTCCAACTTCCAAACCGAGTTTAGAGAATTCGTCTCTCACGTACGCGCAATAAGGGCAGGTTAGGAACTGGTAGAGCTTCATCATTAGGCGGGAATTCCTATTTTCTTTTGCAATTCTCCGTTACGCGAAAGTTCCACGACGATATCGTGACCACCGATGAATTCTCCCTCGATATATAATTGCGGGATCGTCGGCCAATTTGCAAATTCCTTAATACCTTCCCTAACGCTTTGGTCGGAAAGAACATTGAAAGATCCGAAATCGACTCCTAAGCTGCGCAGAACATTCGTCACTCCTGCGGAAAAGCCGCACATCGGAGCCTCGGGAGTTCCTTTCATAAACAGGAAGATCCGCTTAGAATCGATTAGTCCTTGGATTTTTTCTTTGAGTATTTGGTCCATTTTAATTCCTCTTAGTTTATTGTGAAAAGAAATCTATGAAATTTTCGTTTCTATCGCAAGTGCATGCACTTCTTCTTTGAGTTCTTCCTGTAGAGTCGCATATACCATTCGATGCTGTTCTATCATAGATTTACCTTCGAACCCGGGATATTTCACAATTGCCTTGATATGCACTCCGTCTCGGTACGGGTCCAGGATTTCTACGGATGATCCCGGGAGACCGGTCTGGATTTTATCGCGAATTTCTTCGATTGTCATTGTTCTTACTGTTAGACTTTTACCGATCGGCGGTTGAAAATCTTTTGTTAAGGATAGCGTCCGACAAAAGCGAACGCGGACAACCTTTTTTCCTAAGGGGCCGCAGTCTTTAGCTCCAATGCATGGATTCCTTTCGATTGAAGAATGGGATTTAAAACGGAATATATTTCTCGGTGTTGAGCCAGGAGACTCTTTTCTCGAAACGATTCCGAAACGATTTTGATGCGAATATGGGTTCCTCTCGCAAGCCCTTCCGGATTTCCGCCGTGACCCGCGTGTTCCGCCGAGAAATCTTCCACTTCGAGGACCGATGGTGAAAAGGTGCTGCGGAGTATGAATTCAATTTCTTCGACCGAATCTACCATAACCGCCTAGGTCCTCGTTCCGATTCCTCGGCTGAGTAGAAAAACCGAAAGGGAGTAAAGTAATATAGTTCCTATCGCTAAAAGTCCGATCGCCAATCCGGGATCTATATCACTGACGCCAAGGAATCCGTATCGGAAAGCGTTTACCATATAGAGAATCGGGTTTAATTTAGATACGATCTGCCAAGCTTCCGGGAGCATCCGAATCGAATAGAAAACGCCGCCTAGATAAGTCAAGGGTGTTAGAATGAAAGTCGGGATGATGGTCACGTCATCGAACTTTTTGGCATACAATGCGTTTAAAAATCCGCCCATAGAGAACATCAACGCGGAAAGCGCTACCGTTATGATTACGATCCAGGGGCTGTAAAGTCGTAACTCCGTAAAAAAGAGCGAGACGGCGGTCACGATGACGCCGACTAAAATTCCGCGAATCACTCCTCCGATGGAATACCCTAATACGATGAGATACGCCGGCGTCGGAGAAACAAGGAGCTCTTCGATATTTTTTCCGAATTTAGCGCCAAAGAACGAGGACACTACGTTATTGTATGCGTTCAAAATTACGGACATCATCACTAATCCGGGAACGATGAATTGGATATAAGTATGTCCGCCTACATCGCCGATTTGAGATCCTATGAGTTTGCCAAAGATCAA from Leptospira inadai serovar Lyme str. 10 encodes:
- a CDS encoding BolA family protein, with translation MVDSVEEIEFILRSTFSPSVLEVEDFSAEHAGHGGNPEGLARGTHIRIKIVSESFREKSLLAQHREIYSVLNPILQSKGIHALELKTAAP
- a CDS encoding BolA/IbaG family iron-sulfur metabolism protein; the encoded protein is MTIEEIRDKIQTGLPGSSVEILDPYRDGVHIKAIVKYPGFEGKSMIEQHRMVYATLQEELKEEVHALAIETKIS
- the gshAB gene encoding bifunctional glutamate--cysteine ligase GshA/glutathione synthetase GshB, whose translation is MQPLKIQLEPGRKLDPEEFILKDFADLEISTQIIIRDALNRGLTVEVLDRASHFLRISGKGVTRLVKEASKTDLDSYMTFLVMENKTVTKLVLAEKGIRVPIGTSVLKKEDGIDYYKLNSGKRMVVKPVTTNFGIGITILPPQSPESIVEKALETALSFAETAIIEEFAEGQEYRFLVVGAECVAVCNRVPANVVGDGIRSVQELLIEKNQDPRRGIGHVTPLEKIRLEEIELNVLAEQGKAPTTIPQPGETVYLRRNSNISTGGDSIDVTDSTHPAYKKIAVDAAAAVKAKICGVDIIVQNLEREGDYRVLELNFNPVLYIHNFPYRGKNRDVGNKILNLLGF
- a CDS encoding ABC transporter permease; amino-acid sequence: MNFREKFNAFSTIVRKETVRILRIWVQTLIPPGITISLYFLIFGKLIGSQIGDVGGHTYIQFIVPGLVMMSVILNAYNNVVSSFFGAKFGKNIEELLVSPTPAYLIVLGYSIGGVIRGILVGVIVTAVSLFFTELRLYSPWIVIITVALSALMFSMGGFLNALYAKKFDDVTIIPTFILTPLTYLGGVFYSIRMLPEAWQIVSKLNPILYMVNAFRYGFLGVSDIDPGLAIGLLAIGTILLYSLSVFLLSRGIGTRT
- the gshA gene encoding glutamate--cysteine ligase, which codes for MKRNAPSLVCPNLRHAVKAKHGLEKESMRIFSDGRIATTPHPKELGSSLTNHYIKTDFSEPQLEFATNARPRIEAIVRELQDLHIFTSRHLQNEWIWPFSMPPILPKEEKDIPLGQYGASFSGEWKTIYRNGLGHRYGRRMQTISGVHYNFSFSNLFLRQIFEKEISKFSKEEISEMYLSVIRNFFRKVHFVLYLTGATPAFDETFLPVPVDFPFSKHKLRTYFAPYATSLRMSEIGYTSKVQDGLPINYNSLQEYIDGMCYSVNTPYSGYESFGGPPNQLNPNYLQIENEFYSPIRPKQIPKNQERPLEALQNRGIQYIEIRCLDLEPESPTGVSKPSLAYIQMILLDGILRPSQAILDSEKERIRENTKRVIWEGRKPGLKILGESNSEIDFVQEGKDFTNSLFPIAEELDRHSGRTFYRETLYAMLAKWDDPGKTPSGRFLNRLLEENWEFSDLGIHLAKENYRNQSQMELTPGKWNSFEKEVHRSVWERDKIEETEKVRKHPTPKICNH
- the grxD gene encoding Grx4 family monothiol glutaredoxin, whose protein sequence is MDQILKEKIQGLIDSKRIFLFMKGTPEAPMCGFSAGVTNVLRSLGVDFGSFNVLSDQSVREGIKEFANWPTIPQLYIEGEFIGGHDIVVELSRNGELQKKIGIPA
- a CDS encoding glutathione S-transferase N-terminal domain-containing protein; this translates as MKLYQFLTCPYCAYVRDEFSKLGLEVGKDFELVEASRGTAGREEVVQLGGLSQVPFLVDGDIKMYESRDIVDYVRSKPKISKAQQI
- the ggt gene encoding gamma-glutamyltransferase, producing MIQSNGGLVPKKSILLAFVLLSVFASCKDNYLTIEGRTISTVGLVPPKSGVSAKQLFTESKNVMISTDSREASRAGLEIYKKGGNAVDVAIAASFAVSVTRPQSTGIGGGGFLLLHNSRDRKTYAFDFRERAPRSASRDMYKEKPKEDSLLGYRSVGVPGTVAGLVKVQKQFGKLSLQEVMAPAIRLAEVGFPIYEDLREAIQESSEDMSPGMKEIFIPKGKMPNTGDILIQKDLAKTLRIISETGEREFYNGRIAQSLGRLMREQGGSVFETDLARYQVRESPPLEIEYRGYKIRTMVPPSSGVHMLTMLRMLETKKLKELYKSSKADYYHFLAEVMRRGYSDRAVIGGDPNYTNVPISLLLSPEYALAKISDFQPGLSTPSSVYLNRLNLRTESPQTTHISVVDSEGNAVSTTQSVNYRFGAAVILDGYGFVLNDTMDDFSRSPGEPNVYGLIGAEANSIRPGKTPLSSMSPTIVMKDDETFLVTGAPGGSYIVNAVLQSLLFNLDFQLTLYESVAKARIHHQFFPDALYIEGAAMDTAVSNQLKSKKHEIRVGPNFAKLFSVKREKGVLYGAADPRGDGVPLGE